The genomic interval TCCTCGAGTGTGCAACGACGCCCTCTAAAGCGCCGTTCTTGTAATAACAAACCGAGGccctatttgtgtttttcagaattACCCTTTAAATAAGGTCCAGTACTGCATCGGCATTGTCGTAATACATGTAAATGATTGGTGCTGCTGGTTAACAGCATTATGCTGATGTGTCTTAATGCAGTTTAAGAGGCTGACATCAGGTTTAtatgtgtctgtttatgtgacTCATTCACTCTGCACCATCCCACATGTGAATGCTGAATTGAGCCGATCTgtcaggtattttttttttcttttttttttttgggggggggggggggggggggggggggggtgggggtccATAGTTTATGATACGTGCTGGTCAGATGAAAAATATAAGGGTGACATTTTCCAGACTTTTCACCATCATTTGACCGTAAACTAAATGAGTCGTGTTGCGTCGAGCGCCCGTGTGAATTAGCTCattcaaaaaatgaaacagagatGCATTTATCTCCAGCCGATGGTTTATGTAGCAGCTGGCTAAGTTCTTccattaaattattatttcattttttttttttttttttcaaagaatgATTCTCTGAGCCCCGAGTTTAGACAGGTTTTCACAAATTGTGATACTTTCCATGGCTTGCTGCTTAGACGAGCGAGTTGTTTATTTGGGCGCTAATTTGGCCGGCTTTTATTGAGAGGCTCGCCGTGGCTCCGTTACAGGCAGAAATATTGTCCCACTTGGAGTTGGAAACGAGATGTAAATACGCTGCAGAAAGTCTACTTAACGGGGCATATTCAGCCTGTAAATTCTGCCTTTCCACTAAGAATTTTAATGTTCTGGTAATTAGGTGATATGATTTGGCTTCTGTGATGGAACATCTTCTATCTTCTTTGGCAATCTTCATGTTAGCacccatacaaagtgaaaaacaaaaacaaacaaataacaccaaaaatcgtcaccatgtgtacaacctatccagttttattttacatcatgttGTTACTTTACTgtccccatgtttttctttgtcctgtttgctcattcacttattttgtccctctttctaattcattcattttattttccttttgttttgttttgtttgtttttgtctaaatctgcttgcaaaactgtatcgtaccacagttcccctcttgtttgtatctcttttttttttattgtgtgagtgtgtgtgtgtgcacgttttGGTAAACATCGTCTATAAACACAACAAGCCGGAGCGTCACACACTCAGGACATCTGTGAACACACTGGAACAAACAGCTTTCTCCTCATGCGTCCACTTCTTTTTGGCCTCACACACAACAActttagtcacacacacatttctgaaatctaaaaaaaaatcctgagaGTTTTGCGAGAGGCTCCTTAGATATGAGAGGTGTGTCAGATGAAAGTCTGATGAAAGATGATTCCCCGGGCCGGCCTCagcgtcatcttttgtttttgtactgatcgagagccccctggtggcgcaatctacacactgtgcctttaactCGGATGTGACTTCATCTCCAGCTCCAACATCTGGAGTTCTGAGGTAAATGGAATTATAAGTTTAAtaagttttaaaaatatatcttgaaatgttagaaaaaataatattttcggtatttaaaaaaaacgatatGCGATATGACTGATTTAGCATCAGACTGGTAACCGTCAGTGTTCATTCATGCTGTTTGAGcagaatataaatacatatgGCAGCCTCTAAATGATACAGAACACATGTTGTATGAAGTTTTTGGAGTTCTGGTTGTTTAGTGAGACTCTCCATGTACCTTTTGGGTTCTTCATGCTGCATCTCCAGCTGAAGGATTCTCCAGATGAAAAGACTCCCCAACAATCACTCCTACTGTGACTCTGATTTAAGGAAGTCTGGAAAAACCGACAGGGGGCGTCTCCTCTCCCTGcatgccccctcccctctctcctcctcctcttcagcgcGCTGGAAGAAGGAGCTGTTGGGGATCTCCTCCTAGACAACAAACCACCACATTCAAAGAGGGGGCACTCGAATGACGTCACGCTGTGAGAGGGGAATAAAACGAGGGGTCGCGGgtttcactcactcactgctTTAATCTGTGGTGGAGTCATCGAGAGCATCATGCCGAGCCCGCGCGCACGGACTCCGAGGAGACATTTGAGTTTTGTCATCCAGTTTGAAGTCAAGAATAGTTTCCACTGATGCTGACTGGAACTGTTTCTTTGATTTCTGTCACGGATCTTCACCATGGGacactgacatttaaagggacaTCAGAGACGCAGGTTTGGATACTGCTCACGCGTAATTGCGCACCAGAAAGTGGACAATTAGCAGCTCCGTGTGCGCACAGATCTCACCCTCTGGACCCGTGAGACATGGATCAGCCTCAGCAGTGTGTGGCCATGTATCTGCTCGTGCTTTCCCTCGGACTTCTGATGGAGAGGGGGATATGTCAGCACTACTACCTCCTGCGCCCCATCCCGAGTGACAGCCTCCCGCTTGTGGAATTAAAAGAAGACCCGGACCCGGTGTTCGACCCCAAGGAGCGGGACCTTAACGAGACCGAGCTGAAGAGCGTGCTGGGGGACTTTGACAGCCGCTTTTTGTCCGTGTTGCCCCCAGTGGAGGACAGATTCACCGGCGGCAACGACGAGCTGGACGACTTTGACGTCCAGAAACCCGGCGGAATACTCCCGAAGGAGATCCGAGCGGTGGACTTCGACGTCCAGTTCGGCAAAAAGCACAAGCCGAGTAAGAAACTGAAGCGGCGGCTGCAGCAGTGGCTGTGGGCGTACTCGTTCTGCCCGGTCGTGTACACGTGGACCGACCTGGGGAACCGGTTCTGGCCGCGGTTCGTGCGCGCGGGCAGCTGCCTCAGCAAAAGGTCGTGTTCGGTTCCGGAGGGGATGGTGTGCAAACCCGCGAACTCGACCCACCTGACGGTGCTCAGATGGAGGTGCGTGCAGAGGAAAGGGGGACTTAAGTGCGCGTGGATACCCGTGCAGTACCCCATCATCACGGACTGCAAATGCGCTCCTGCtcgagttaaaaaaaaacaaaaaacaaataaagactgaaaaataaattataagcTCATTATTTTTGTGATTCTTTTCTCACGTGCACTACCGAGTGTAGGAATGTATTTTCTGTATATGCGGTGCCATGCAGTTCTATTATAGCTCCCTGTACAAAGTCAGTATTATTTTGTAACCAGAGTCTACTTTTATTTGTGGAGAATATTGgttctatattttgtatttatggaGATATGGCGCCATGTTATAGAGACCACTCGCTGTTCGCATCCGTATTTGGATGAAGCAGATCGACCTCAAAGAGTGGACTATCGAACACCGCCATGTATCTGTGACCTGTTTTATCCTgtaaattaaagaaatgtgctatttattctttatattcgtacaataaaacaacacagaaacgaGTTGAAACGCTGTCCTTTGCTTCCTTTGCGTCACCTGCCACCAGTGCGCACAATGTGTCACGCTAACTCCATTTTACGCATCACCTACTTCTTACAATCCTGCACTTACATACCACTCCACGGTGTCAGGGCTCATCCGAATTAACATTTATGTCTTAGCACTTATTTATGGAAACAAAAGAAGATTAGGTGACCGTGTAGAGGTGTTTGGAAATATATATGTTTCTGATTTCAAATGAGGTGATAATCCAACATTTTTTCTATCTAGGTCTCCAGTCAATCAGAACGATCTTATCACTGTTAAACTGTCAGTCATACATCAGACCCATTACATGCTGATAAAGAGAGGAGCTCTAAAACAGTGATTGAAGGAATCAGCTGCTAACAGTTCTCACTCTTTCATCTGCAAAACCCCTCCTTCCCATTTACAAcccagcaggaggagaggagagagcagctAGATTTAGCTGAGACTGATGCTTCTGCTGTCTCTCTGACTGAATGCAGTGAAACCATTAAAACATACCcaagttcatgttttttatgttgttgtaaAGCCTTCATCATTGGGAGAAAACAACCTGCAAACACTTCATTACAGCTTCATCACAGGACTTAGGAAATTGCCGATAAAAACAAGAGTGACTTCTTGAGAAGTTGACATTTTATTGATTAAGGATTGAAGGATGATCCGATGAACTGCTGTCCAGAAACAGCACGCTGAGCGGCAGAAACTAGAACTGTTGTTGTCCACTGCAGACATCTTCACATAGTTTTAAATACATCATCAAGGCAAAAATAacccaataaataaaagacaacagaGGTTGGGTTTGAAATCAAGTTTCTAAAATGTCCAAAAGGTAAAAACCTCAatagtataaaaaaataaatcaccacTGAACAGATACAATATGAGTGAAATCTTTACttataaaaaaatctaaatctttttaccttttttatttaatttggcTTCAGTGAGCATGCAAAGTGTTATAGAACAGAAAATCCAGGTGCTAAAGTGTATTGTTAAATCTTTAAACCCCTCCTGTCAAACAGTAATGAACTGTTCAAAATACTTCAGTGTAAATTCGATGGGAGTGGGACCGTCGCTGCCGCTGTAATAACTTCATGAGATGCTACAAAAAGAGACTTTAAGGGTTTATTTTAACAGTGTTTTGCTAGAAGTTAAACATCTGAATTGCTCTTCCACCGCcgggcaacacacacacacacacacacacacacacacatctctcgaCATCAAAACACCAGTAAGTGCTTCACATCTTGGCAGCCAGGTACCCTCCTCTCTCGTTTTACTACCACCGCATAATAGCCGTCTCTAACTGACTCCGAGCCTGATGATGCTAATTCATCTCTTAAACTCTTCAACTTCTGccctccctgtctctgttttttccaCAGCGTCACGTTCGTTCTGTTTCAGCTCGGTCCAGCGCTTTTATTGAAGGCacatttttaactgctgcactGTCATTATTTTATTAGCATTTCCCCCCACGATTCATACGGAGATTTTGCACTTTTGGAAACTTTTGGGGAGCATCAccagaatctgaaaaaaaaatactttcggCTTGAACAAATTTGGCTGAACaatgtgagtttttaaaaaaaaagatgtagccATCGATGTGTCATGTGCAACTCGAGAAATAAAGAATGAATCGTTTTTAATAAATTACAGCTGTAATCGTCTGAGTTTTGTGTTGCTTCTCTCGCTCGCTGCCTGAAaatgactcccccccccccccccccccccctccccgtgtTCTTCCACTGCCTCAGCCGGGCAGACTGTGGGGCACCAGAAagcctgtgttttgttttagttgtgTTTAGTCCGTAATGATGCTCCTTAGCCTCCGAGCCAGCTCCGCACGTACACAAGCTGCAGACAAATCCCCCGTTCTTGTCACCGGATAGCAATGCAAGGGTGAAGATCTCCACCATGCAGcgctaaaacaaacacagtaaacaggcttttgatgtgtgtgtgtgtgtgtgtgtgtgttggatctTCAGTGTTTAGCGGTGATCCTCAGGTCTTCTCCCGTGATTCTGTTTTGTGCTGTCGCGTTAAGCTAAGCGCAGTCCAGCTTTACAGCCGACAAGCTCCGGTGGATATCCGCCTATATCAGGTcgtgtgtgtcacagttgaaGCTGCCGCGAGGATTAAAGGCTGGGCAGTGTACAGCTGCCTCAGAAAGAAAGGCACATCATAACGTCTGCTTTCCACTTCATTTCAACCTGATGTTCCACTCTGAAGTGACAGGTGTCCTATACcaactttatttctctcttctccATCATTCAGCTCTCTGATGATTCTTTGTTTGATTATGTCGATTCTTATTATCAGGCTTTCCATAACAAGTCTCTAAAGGCCGTCCAGCTTCTTTCAAAAACCTCTGAAACGGAGGTCGTACTTAAAGAATTGCTGGATAGTAAGAGGGATTCAAAAAGATGACAAGGAGGTAAAGTGATTTTGATAGTGAACTGGAAGCTGCAGTAGTTTGATTCTCTTGAAAAGAGCGGCAGTTGACTTAGGGCGTAATCACACTATGcgatccgtaccgtgcccaagaaCGCTTCCCcccgctaaagtccagttccaAACGAACTGAATTGCATGCCACAGACATGTCCTTAAATTCCTGCATCTTGCTCGCATTTGAATAAtgaaatatttcctgtttttctttaatcctTCGACATCCTGACCCGGGAGTCATCTTTTGGTGATTTTAATAGTAAATGTGATTATTTACTGAGAATAACATTACAGATATTGATTGCATATTTGTAATTTTCAGATACTAGTTTGAGTGCTCCGATCCGCGCATAAGCAcagtatactttttttttggccctggcacgcttgaAAGAGGTCTGCTTCAGCACCGTGCAGTTCATCCAAATCCAGATCTGTGCCTATAGGGCACCAAAGTGGCTGCAGCCGGCCCTGCATGTCTACTTGTGGTACCTTAAGTCTccaaatgtactatgggaggtagaggcCCCTCTtctttggaatcatctaccagtcagggtcCAGGAGGTAGACACACTCTCTACTTTAAAgactagactttttttttcttttttttttaataaagtgtatagtttctgtttgtttggctCAGGCTTGGCTTGGACCTTAGTGTTGCTGCTCTTcgcttcatttttcatgaccggaggttgccgcttggttttcACTGGGTTTCTAATGATGACATTATTTTGAGGATGGTTTAGATATGTGATATATCTTTAGATGTCATCAGCAGATTCATTACTTTAACCGTTTCAACTTCCTCCAGTTGCTTACTCTTACTTGTACAACTCAAAAAatgtcctctcctcctgttcctcacCTGAGCAGCATCCTCTTTAACTTTCTGTCTTTCCTGCACTGTTCCCTGCAGCACCGCAGAGCGCTGACAACAGTCAGATGATTTGTGTGTGGAGTAATATGTGTTGACAGAGTGCTCGGTGCCTAATACCAGCTGCAGACTGGAGGATGCGGGGCTGCTAACACCCTTCGTCACTCCTGAGCCGGCTGTCAAGCTCTGAGCGTCGCCCGCTCAGTGTGGCGCTCAAAACCACTCGGCTGTCCGCAGATCTCTGCAGCCTGAGATACCAAGGCAGGCGGTTGTAATGCTTTTAGCCACCAGTAATCCATTACCTTAATGATCTCTTTAGGTTTGGACTTGTTTTATgcttctcccctccctcccctccctttaaCCTAatcaactttccttttttttttttttttgtacggaGATATTTTGAAGCCAAAACCTTGCTGCTGATTAAAACTCTCCTACAGGGTTCAGATATTTCGCTGATCAAAGCGAACTTTCTCCTTGTTAGTTCTGCCAACAATATCAAACACGAGccgttcattttttttcaatacgGATGATAAAATTACTTTTAATAACGTCGACTGGATCATTAATATGCCAGCGGTAGCCTTTGTGGCATCTTAACGATGAAGACAAAAGGAAGCAGAAGAAGCCAGCTCTCGGAGTCGTGTTTATTCAGTGAAAATGACGAATTAAAGAAAGAATGCAGTTTAACAGTTCAGCACATGAAAGAATGTTCTGTAATGATCAGGTTTGAAAGCTCTAAAGAAACACTCGGACTACAACTCTgtaataaaatcaaacacagagtTTTGTACTGTATGCAGTGATGAAAGCTGAAAAGTTTCCTTTTGATCTTCAGAGACGGTTTCTATATGTGCGTTAGTGTGTTTCCTGTAAGCaaggatttaaaatgaaaagctgagtggacatttttaaagatgcatttatgtttttgttttacaagctCAATTCGttaacaaaacaagaaaataactaCCCTTTCTTTTATGTGTTCTCCCTGTCCAAAGACGTGCTCGTTAGGTTTACTGGTGTCTCGAAAATTGGCcgaaggtgtgaatgtgagtgtgtctggttgtctgtctctatgtgtcagccctgtgattgacaggggAACAaaccagggtgtaaccccgcctctcgccccaAAGCAGTAAatataatggatggattgatggaaaacaactttattgttaaagaaatattaaattCTAAGTATTCAAATTCCAAGCTCAACGATGGCCCCAAAAAATACACTAAAAGGTTCCCAGGCCATATTTGGAGTCCATTAGTCCATCGACAGAGCTGATCTATGTGACTCATTGTGAGTGAGAATGGGTTGAAATGACCGAGACAAAGAATGGTTTCATTTGAGGGGCTGCTTGtcggtgcagtggttagcgctgttgccgtACAACAGGAAGGTCCTTGGTTtgaatacccccccccccctgtctgaCAGGTGCCTTACTGTGTGGACTTTGCATGTTTCCCCCCGTGCAATGCAGGCATGGGTCCCTCCTGgcactccagcttcctcccacttCTATTTTATCAGTAATTCACAGCTTGCCAGTGAATACAAACCATGCTGTAATGGCCTGAGTGATTTGTCCGTGCACATCCGTCAATATGGTCGAATATAATGGAGTCTCTTTCAGTCGGTGTGCACATGTCAGTCTCAGGGAAACGTCCCTGAATGAAGGCAGGTGTTCAGTCCCATGCAGCAGAAGGGTGGAACAGCTGCTTCACTTATTCACATCGCTCTGATATGAATCTGTGCTGGCAGTTAGGGCCTTGATTTGCCCTCAGTGTTTGGTTTGGGTCGAATAGAAGGTTTTTGGACTCTTGCTGAGTGTGAACCCAACGGGTCCTCAAAGGCGCTCTGTTGCTAGTAGCTTAGTGGGTTTTGTTCCACTGATGTCATCTCAGTTTCAGAACAACCACATGAAAGCTCAAGTTTGGCACTTTAGCCATTTCCATCTTGGATTTTCTAAAACCAgtagtgaccatatttggagaaATGGACTCAAAATAGTCcaaaatcttttaaaatgtcttcctgCCCGTCAGCCGCCATGTTTGTTCACTCTAAAGTCTTGTTAAGCCCCCAACAAATTTGTGAAATTTCCAGTTCTGAGAGtcaagactttgtttttttgggtgaTGGAATCTGTTCAGCCCAACAATGTGCCCAAAAGAGCAGACCATACGTCGTCATGTGTCGGGTCTCTCACACTTTGAAAATCTGTTAATATTTTACAAATCTTTAAGTGAAGACCAAGCTTAGAGCAAATCCCAAACCTTTTAAATATAGAAGACCCTAAATGAGTTAATATGGGACTAAAATGACCAAACACTAAGACTATATTTCTATATACCTTACATTACTTTAAATAGCGGTTACTATACAAATATATTACCTTGTCCCAAACTTTAGCCGGATTGGCAACAAATACTTTTTATTGGAGCCTTGGTCCATGGCCTGATTTTGATATCTGGTAAAATGTTACGAGGATAAATTGTTAATTAACTTAATAGTTGCTCTTTTAGGTAGACAGATTTTATCTTTAGTAACTTCTCTTATGTTTAACAGCTTTAATCGTTAAGTATTCCTAACACTAGCAGCCATTAGTGTCATTATATCTTGTGTCTTTATTCTGGAGTTGCTGgttttattgtattgttgttatttgttgaATGAAGTAACAGGAATCAGGGCGCGTTGAGTATGAGGAGTGTTTGTCGCTGCCCTGCACGAGCTGTTTGTTGGTGTGCAGTCCTCTACAAGGCAGACACGTCCTGTcaaaagttttatttgtttggtaAAGGATGCTGTTTGGCACGCGGCCCAGTTCATTGTGCTCTCCCACATATCAGATAATTGGAGGGCTTTTGAAATATCCTCTCTGCTGCCGCGGCCGTCCTGGTCACGGTGTTCAAACCGGGATGCGTGGCAAGGTTGATGTTGATTTTtccagcgttttttttttttttttttttgtccgctGTAAATTTTCACCGAGCTGGGTTTGATGACTTGTGCGGGGGTGATCCTGCTGTTTGATGTCCAGAGCTCGTTAATCCAAACCTCATCTGGTATGCAAGGTCAGACCCAATACTTTGATGTGCGCAGGGCCAGCGCTGCCAAGTCTGGAGAGTGGAGAGGGCACTGTTCGTTTATGAAAGATCAGGAACTGTAGCAACCCTGACACATTTTGGCTTTTGTCCATTCGACTACTGTGAGGACGAGGTCTGGTTTGTTAAGGGGGCCCTTTAAGCTGGAAGCGCACACATGGACATTTCCTGAGAGGTTGAATCAAATACAAATCTTTCCCTGAGCATGCAGGCTAATTGGAGGAATGTGTGGAACtttcttgttttcctctggGAGGCATCGAGGCCGTTTATAAGATGAAAGCTTTATGATAACACTGGATACATAAACCAAATATTAGCCAGTATTAACCCAcagctttcatttgttttgctaACACTTACCCTAATTATCTTTTTGATAAAACCTCTGCCATCGCTGgaccacataaaaaaaaaacaagaaataatatGAATCTTTTTTGGTTATTTTGGGAGGGAGAGTTTTGTCTCATTATCGTGATTGACTTGCAGGAGTTTTGGGGCCTTCTTGCATCTTGGGTTCAAGGTTCCTTGGAAACGGAGAGGAATGAGTCGAAACTCTGTTTGTTATgtaaaataaagcaacaacagCCCCCACTTTGCACCCAGCGCAGGAATTCAGCGCAATTAACTCTTGAGCGTCGCATGTAAATATGAAGGATTGGGGCTCCGCGGGCAGGCCGGCACTCACTCGCTCACACAGGGATCCTGGGCCTTTTGTTCTCCCGGGGCTTTGGCTGGCCGCCACTCTGCCTCAGTTGGCGGCACCTAGCTATAATTTTCTCACAATGGCTGGCGTGTGAGCCGTCCATCATTCCCCTCCCGTGTCTCCCTGTTTCTCCCGAGCAAGTAACCCCCCCACCTTCCAATCCACTGGCACCTCCAGAGCCTGGAGCAGATTCACGTTTACCCATTCCTGAGTGCTTGCCAAGTC from Labrus mixtus chromosome 20, fLabMix1.1, whole genome shotgun sequence carries:
- the nog1 gene encoding noggin-1 encodes the protein MDQPQQCVAMYLLVLSLGLLMERGICQHYYLLRPIPSDSLPLVELKEDPDPVFDPKERDLNETELKSVLGDFDSRFLSVLPPVEDRFTGGNDELDDFDVQKPGGILPKEIRAVDFDVQFGKKHKPSKKLKRRLQQWLWAYSFCPVVYTWTDLGNRFWPRFVRAGSCLSKRSCSVPEGMVCKPANSTHLTVLRWRCVQRKGGLKCAWIPVQYPIITDCKCAPARVKKKQKTNKD